In Achromobacter xylosoxidans A8, a single window of DNA contains:
- a CDS encoding Lrp/AsnC family transcriptional regulator gives MPKRELDAYDRRILEALQQNGRLTNVELAEQIGLSPSPCLRRVRLLEEAGVIQGYEARLAPDEVGLGLTVFVGIKVERHHERDSALFRDEVSTLPEVIAAHLVSGESDFLLQVVVPDLRAYERFLLGTLLKLPGVKDIRSNFAIQTVKPQSPLPLDHLAK, from the coding sequence ATGCCAAAACGCGAACTGGACGCCTACGACCGCCGGATCCTGGAGGCCTTGCAGCAGAACGGCCGGCTGACCAATGTCGAACTCGCCGAGCAGATCGGCCTGTCCCCTTCGCCCTGCCTGCGGCGGGTGCGGCTGCTGGAAGAGGCCGGCGTCATCCAGGGATACGAAGCGCGCCTGGCGCCGGACGAGGTCGGCCTGGGCCTGACCGTCTTCGTCGGCATCAAGGTGGAACGGCACCACGAGCGCGACTCCGCCCTGTTCCGTGATGAAGTCAGCACCTTGCCGGAAGTCATCGCCGCGCACCTGGTGTCGGGCGAGTCCGACTTTCTGCTGCAGGTGGTGGTACCCGACCTGCGCGCCTACGAACGCTTCTTGCTGGGCACGCTACTTAAGCTGCCCGGCGTGAAGGACATCCGCAGCAATTTCGCCATCCAGACCGTCAAGCCGCAAAGCCCGCTGCCGCTGGATCATCTGGCGAAATAA
- a CDS encoding LysE family translocator — protein MILLLETGVLRGRGQALAVAVGLAIARAAHVTLAALGLAALFKTHPWAFDVARTVGGCYLVWLGVKLLRAGPVTYDAAGQPAAGRTGLGPALLSGVLTNVFNPKALLFCSVLLPQFVSPAQGPIAQQFAVLGVILVSMGLVLDVLCALAGGVVGRWMSASPRAQKIQSRVFGLALIGFGLRLTVAQRPA, from the coding sequence ATGATTCTGCTGTTGGAGACTGGCGTGCTGCGCGGCAGGGGGCAGGCGCTGGCGGTGGCCGTGGGGTTGGCCATTGCGCGGGCCGCGCACGTGACCCTGGCCGCGCTGGGATTGGCGGCGCTGTTCAAGACACATCCCTGGGCGTTCGATGTGGCGCGCACGGTAGGCGGCTGCTATCTGGTCTGGCTCGGTGTGAAGCTGCTGCGGGCGGGACCCGTTACCTACGACGCCGCCGGGCAGCCGGCGGCGGGCCGGACAGGGTTGGGGCCGGCGCTCCTGAGCGGCGTGCTGACCAATGTGTTCAATCCCAAGGCCTTGTTGTTCTGCTCGGTGCTGCTGCCGCAATTCGTATCGCCGGCCCAGGGCCCGATAGCACAGCAGTTCGCCGTGCTGGGCGTGATCCTGGTCAGCATGGGCCTGGTCCTGGACGTGCTGTGCGCGCTGGCGGGCGGGGTGGTGGGGCGCTGGATGTCGGCCAGCCCCCGGGCGCAGAAGATCCAGAGCCGGGTGTTCGGGCTGGCGCTGATCGGCTTTGGCTTGCGCCTGACCGTCGCCCAGCGTCCGGCATGA
- a CDS encoding ABC transporter ATP-binding protein: MARKKIDLRGQTFKEVLGFTFRHWRAQPWRTSGIIVLALLSAVTDVLTPLYAGKLVDAVASGAAGDEIVWSAALTAFWLLLALGIGGTLLRQAVFQNIITFTLKMMNGIVSSAFYRVQRFSTDWHANSFAGSTVRKITRGMWAVDILNDTLLIALLPSVVMLVGATALLGVHWPIMGLVVGLGSVLYIAVTAALSLGYVAPAARLGNAWDTRMGGALADAVSCNAVVKAFGAEEREEVRLDRVVDKWRRRTRRTWIRGTINGGIQGAMLVAMQAGILGASLLLWSRGQASVGDITFALTMFFMLQGYLRDVGMHIRNLQRSVNDMEELVALEKQPLGVDDRPGAGELRVTAGEIRFEDVTFRYGAHDKALYDQFSVRIAPGERVGLVGHSGSGKTTFIKLIQRLYDVNDGRITIDGQDIAQARQASLRSQIAIVQQEPVLFHRTLAENIAYARPGATQAEIEQAARLASAHDFIMALPKGYDTLVGERGVKLSGGERQRVALARAFLADAPILILDEATSSLDSESEVLIQQAMDRLMVGRTTLVVAHRLSTVRALDRLLVMDRGRVIEEGSHDALIRLKGGLYRRLFERQALELTKGLTQSELLEDGAVPPRPKDEETDESSYAYAK, encoded by the coding sequence ATGGCCAGAAAAAAAATCGATCTACGAGGACAGACCTTCAAGGAAGTCCTGGGCTTTACCTTCCGCCATTGGCGCGCGCAACCCTGGCGCACCTCCGGCATCATCGTGCTCGCCCTGCTGTCGGCGGTGACCGACGTGCTGACGCCGCTGTACGCCGGCAAACTGGTTGACGCAGTGGCCTCGGGCGCCGCCGGCGACGAAATCGTCTGGAGCGCGGCCCTCACCGCCTTCTGGCTGCTGCTCGCGCTGGGCATCGGCGGCACGCTGCTGCGCCAGGCCGTGTTCCAGAACATCATCACCTTCACGCTGAAGATGATGAACGGCATCGTGTCCAGCGCGTTCTACCGCGTTCAGCGTTTCTCCACGGACTGGCACGCCAACAGCTTTGCCGGCTCCACGGTGCGCAAGATCACGCGCGGCATGTGGGCGGTGGACATCCTGAACGACACGCTGCTGATCGCGCTGCTGCCGTCGGTCGTGATGCTGGTGGGCGCTACCGCCCTGCTGGGCGTGCACTGGCCCATCATGGGCCTGGTGGTGGGCCTGGGCTCGGTGTTGTACATCGCCGTGACCGCGGCGCTGTCGCTGGGCTATGTGGCGCCGGCGGCGCGGCTGGGCAACGCCTGGGACACCCGCATGGGCGGCGCCCTGGCCGACGCCGTCAGCTGCAATGCGGTCGTCAAGGCCTTCGGCGCCGAAGAACGCGAAGAAGTCAGGCTGGACCGCGTCGTCGACAAATGGCGCCGCCGCACCCGCCGCACCTGGATCCGCGGCACCATCAACGGCGGTATCCAGGGCGCCATGCTGGTCGCCATGCAGGCGGGCATCCTGGGCGCGTCGCTGCTGCTGTGGTCGCGCGGACAGGCCAGCGTGGGCGACATCACTTTCGCCCTGACGATGTTCTTCATGCTGCAGGGCTACCTGCGCGACGTGGGCATGCACATCCGCAACCTGCAACGCTCGGTCAACGACATGGAAGAACTGGTCGCGCTGGAAAAGCAGCCGCTGGGCGTGGACGACCGACCCGGCGCCGGCGAGCTGCGCGTCACGGCCGGCGAGATCCGTTTCGAGGACGTGACGTTCCGCTATGGCGCGCACGACAAGGCGCTGTATGACCAGTTCTCGGTGCGCATCGCGCCGGGCGAGCGGGTCGGCCTGGTCGGCCATTCGGGCTCGGGCAAGACCACGTTCATCAAGCTGATCCAGCGCCTGTATGACGTGAACGACGGCCGCATCACAATCGACGGGCAGGACATCGCCCAGGCGCGGCAGGCGTCCTTGCGCAGCCAGATCGCCATCGTGCAGCAGGAACCCGTACTGTTCCACCGCACCCTGGCGGAAAACATCGCCTATGCCCGTCCCGGCGCCACGCAGGCCGAGATCGAGCAGGCAGCGCGGCTGGCCAGCGCCCATGACTTCATCATGGCGCTGCCCAAGGGCTACGACACGCTGGTCGGCGAACGCGGCGTCAAGCTGTCGGGCGGCGAGCGCCAGCGCGTGGCCCTGGCGCGCGCCTTCCTGGCCGATGCGCCCATCCTGATCCTGGACGAGGCCACGTCCAGCCTGGACAGCGAAAGCGAGGTGCTGATCCAGCAGGCCATGGACCGCCTGATGGTGGGCCGCACCACGCTGGTGGTGGCGCACCGCCTGTCCACGGTGCGGGCGCTGGACCGCCTGCTGGTGATGGACCGCGGCCGCGTCATCGAGGAAGGCAGCCACGACGCGCTGATCCGCCTGAAGGGCGGCCTGTACCGGCGCCTGTTCGAACGCCAGGCGCTGGAGCTGACCAAGGGCCTGACGCAGTCGGAGTTGCTGGAGGACGGCGCCGTCCCGCCGCGGCCGAAGGACGAGGAGACCGACGAGTCCTCGTACGCCTACGCCAAGTAA
- a CDS encoding GntR family transcriptional regulator, producing MSDGATLPPLAHSASANTLVGAAYVNLRRDIIQGVHPPGSRLRVEHLKDDYGVGAGTLREALALLVSDALVIAQGQRGFHVTPISLEDFRDITENRVLLETQALRQSIALGDDDWESAVLAAFHRLSKAEQRLAADPDTRFEEWEQRNREFHRELIRACPSRWLHHFLGILYQQAERYRRLTVTRKPIERDLDDEHKGILDATLARDADRACELLASHIRLTYDAVARLPPDLFTPD from the coding sequence ATGTCAGACGGCGCCACCCTCCCCCCGCTCGCCCATTCCGCCTCGGCCAACACCCTGGTCGGCGCGGCCTATGTCAACCTGCGCCGCGACATCATCCAGGGCGTGCACCCGCCAGGCTCGCGGCTTCGGGTCGAACACCTGAAGGACGATTACGGCGTGGGCGCGGGCACGCTGCGCGAAGCGCTGGCGCTGCTGGTGTCGGATGCTTTGGTCATCGCGCAGGGACAGCGCGGCTTCCACGTCACGCCGATTTCGCTGGAAGACTTCCGCGACATCACCGAAAACCGCGTGCTGCTCGAAACCCAGGCCCTGCGCCAGTCCATCGCCCTGGGCGACGACGACTGGGAAAGCGCCGTGCTCGCCGCCTTCCACCGCTTGAGCAAGGCCGAACAGCGCCTGGCCGCCGACCCCGACACCCGCTTTGAAGAGTGGGAACAGCGCAACCGCGAGTTCCACCGCGAACTGATCCGCGCCTGTCCCTCGCGCTGGCTGCATCACTTCCTGGGCATTCTGTATCAGCAGGCCGAGCGCTACCGCCGCCTGACCGTCACGCGCAAACCCATCGAACGCGATCTGGACGACGAACACAAGGGCATTCTGGACGCCACGCTGGCGCGCGATGCGGACCGCGCCTGTGAGCTGCTGGCCTCCCACATCCGGCTGACCTACGACGCCGTGGCCCGCCTGCCGCCGGACCTGTTCACGCCGGATTGA
- a CDS encoding VOC family protein — protein sequence MIRLHDIRYVRLGTRDLESAVRYATAVLGLEVARKEHGAVYFKSDSRDHTLCYFEGDPRDHTTAFEVDTPEELEHAGAVLERSGYQVAAGKREDAEQRYVRDFLSFIDPSGNRIELVHAPHHSGRRYFPSRDAGVTGFSHIGLRTLDARRDEAFWTGLLSARVSDRIGEAPLLRIDEVHHKIALFPSSYPGVQHINHQVESIDDIMRAWYQLKEWNVPIRFGPGRHPTSGAMFLYFDGPDGMIYEYSTGVRLITAEDEKNYRPRSFPAVPSSFCMWGAKPDIPEFKT from the coding sequence GTGATACGGCTACACGACATCCGGTACGTCCGGCTGGGTACCCGCGACCTGGAATCCGCGGTCCGCTACGCGACCGCGGTGCTGGGGCTGGAAGTGGCGCGCAAGGAGCACGGCGCGGTCTATTTCAAGTCCGACTCCCGCGACCACACCCTGTGCTACTTCGAAGGCGATCCGCGCGACCACACCACGGCGTTCGAGGTGGACACGCCCGAGGAACTGGAACATGCCGGCGCGGTGCTCGAGCGTAGCGGCTATCAGGTCGCCGCGGGCAAGCGCGAGGACGCCGAGCAGCGCTACGTGCGCGATTTCCTCAGCTTCATCGACCCGTCCGGCAACCGCATCGAACTGGTGCACGCGCCGCATCACAGCGGCCGCCGCTACTTCCCCAGCCGCGATGCCGGCGTGACGGGTTTTTCGCACATCGGCCTGCGCACGCTGGACGCGCGTCGCGACGAGGCTTTCTGGACCGGCTTGCTGTCGGCCCGGGTCAGCGACCGCATCGGCGAAGCGCCGCTGCTGCGCATCGACGAAGTGCACCACAAGATCGCGCTGTTCCCGTCCAGCTATCCGGGCGTGCAGCACATCAACCACCAGGTCGAAAGCATCGACGACATCATGCGCGCCTGGTATCAGCTGAAGGAATGGAACGTGCCGATCCGCTTCGGCCCGGGGCGGCATCCGACCTCGGGGGCGATGTTCCTGTACTTCGACGGACCCGACGGAATGATCTACGAATACTCCACCGGCGTGCGCCTGATCACCGCCGAAGACGAAAAAAACTACCGCCCGCGCAGCTTCCCCGCCGTGCCATCCTCGTTCTGCATGTGGGGCGCCAAGCCTGACATCCCGGAGTTCAAGACGTGA
- a CDS encoding class II aldolase/adducin family protein → MKVDAGQEALVRVAARGLARAGLVHAYGHCSSRLDADHFLVCAARPMGLIEPGEAGTVVPVHGELPEGVLGEVRIHQHIYRMRPEVGGVVRSMPPTVMTLSSARVTPQPRHGMGSYFSPAVPLWDDPQLVRSDAQARGVAQALGAARAVAMRGNGAVVAAESLMHAVVLTWYLEDAARIEWQLRSAGLAEGAPTLSPDEAATRAVGTGRIYERMWEYLTAGDPEAALADLSQPRTQ, encoded by the coding sequence ATGAAGGTTGACGCCGGCCAGGAAGCCCTGGTGCGGGTGGCGGCGCGCGGCCTGGCCCGCGCCGGACTGGTCCACGCCTACGGCCATTGCAGCAGCCGGCTCGACGCCGACCACTTCCTGGTGTGCGCGGCGCGGCCTATGGGCCTGATCGAGCCGGGCGAAGCGGGCACGGTGGTGCCGGTGCACGGCGAACTGCCGGAAGGCGTGTTGGGCGAAGTCCGTATCCACCAGCACATCTACCGCATGCGTCCCGAAGTGGGCGGGGTGGTGCGGTCCATGCCGCCTACGGTCATGACGTTGTCGTCGGCCCGCGTGACGCCGCAGCCGCGCCATGGCATGGGCTCGTATTTTTCTCCGGCCGTGCCGCTTTGGGACGATCCGCAGCTGGTGCGCAGCGACGCCCAGGCGCGCGGCGTGGCGCAGGCCCTGGGCGCTGCGCGCGCCGTGGCCATGCGCGGCAACGGCGCGGTCGTGGCCGCCGAGTCCCTCATGCATGCCGTGGTGCTGACCTGGTACCTGGAGGACGCCGCGCGCATCGAATGGCAACTGCGTTCGGCCGGCCTGGCCGAAGGCGCGCCCACGCTCTCGCCCGACGAGGCGGCGACCCGCGCCGTGGGCACGGGCCGCATCTACGAGCGCATGTGGGAATACCTGACCGCCGGCGACCCTGAAGCGGCGCTGGCAGACCTGTCACAACCGAGGACGCAATGA
- a CDS encoding 2-hydroxymuconic semialdehyde dehydrogenase: MTDFRNFINGEWVATGKTFDNRDPVDNRLIGRIHEAGDAEVDAAVRAAKAALRGPWAKLKTQQRVELLHAVADGIIRRFDDFVDAEIADTGKPYDLASHLDIPRGAANFKIFADLVRNIPNETFDLETPDGGHALNYGVRVPRGVIGVICPWNLPLLLMTWKVGPALACGNTVVVKPSEDTPATATLLGEVMNEVGVPPGVYNVVHGRGPGSAGEKLTRHPLVDGITFTGETRTGEAIMQAAAVGVRPVSFELGGKNAGIVFADADFDKAVAGIARAAFDNTGQVCLGTERVYVQRPIFDRFVAALGERARSFKLGRPKDPGVNLGPLISQRHRDKVLGYYARAREDGATVVAGGGVPDMPDDLAGGAWIQPTVWTGLPETSAVIQQEIFGPCCHIAPFDTEEEAVALANATPYGLAASVWTSNVGTAHRMGQALEVGICWINSWFLRDLRTAFGGSKQSGIGREGGVHSLEFYTELRNVCVKL, encoded by the coding sequence ATGACCGATTTCCGCAATTTCATCAACGGCGAATGGGTCGCCACGGGCAAGACGTTCGACAACCGCGACCCGGTCGACAACCGCCTGATCGGGCGCATCCACGAGGCCGGCGACGCCGAGGTCGACGCCGCGGTGCGGGCCGCCAAGGCGGCGTTGCGCGGCCCCTGGGCCAAGCTCAAGACGCAGCAGCGCGTGGAACTGCTGCACGCGGTGGCCGACGGCATCATCCGGCGCTTTGACGACTTCGTCGACGCCGAGATCGCGGACACCGGCAAGCCTTATGACCTGGCCAGCCATCTGGACATTCCGCGCGGCGCGGCGAACTTCAAGATCTTCGCCGACCTGGTGCGCAATATCCCCAACGAGACCTTCGACCTGGAAACGCCTGACGGCGGCCATGCCCTGAACTACGGCGTGCGCGTGCCGCGCGGCGTGATCGGCGTGATCTGCCCGTGGAACCTGCCGCTGCTGCTGATGACCTGGAAGGTGGGGCCGGCGCTGGCCTGCGGCAATACGGTGGTGGTCAAGCCCTCCGAAGACACCCCGGCCACGGCCACGCTGCTGGGCGAGGTCATGAACGAGGTCGGCGTGCCGCCCGGCGTGTACAACGTGGTGCATGGCCGCGGCCCCGGTTCGGCCGGCGAAAAGCTCACGCGCCATCCGCTGGTCGACGGCATCACCTTCACCGGCGAGACCCGCACCGGCGAAGCCATTATGCAGGCGGCGGCCGTGGGCGTGCGGCCGGTGTCCTTCGAACTGGGCGGCAAGAACGCCGGCATCGTGTTCGCCGACGCAGACTTCGACAAGGCGGTGGCCGGCATCGCCCGCGCCGCCTTCGACAACACCGGGCAGGTCTGCCTGGGCACCGAGCGCGTCTACGTGCAGCGGCCGATCTTCGACCGCTTCGTGGCGGCGCTGGGCGAGCGCGCCCGCAGCTTCAAGCTGGGCCGTCCGAAGGATCCCGGCGTCAACCTGGGCCCGCTGATTTCGCAGCGCCACCGCGACAAGGTGCTGGGCTACTACGCCCGCGCCCGCGAAGACGGCGCCACGGTGGTGGCGGGCGGCGGCGTGCCAGACATGCCGGACGACCTGGCGGGCGGCGCGTGGATCCAGCCCACGGTGTGGACCGGCCTGCCGGAAACCTCGGCCGTGATCCAGCAGGAGATCTTCGGTCCCTGCTGCCATATCGCGCCCTTCGATACGGAAGAAGAAGCCGTGGCCCTGGCCAACGCCACCCCCTACGGTCTGGCGGCCTCGGTCTGGACCAGCAACGTGGGCACGGCCCATCGCATGGGGCAGGCCCTGGAAGTGGGCATCTGCTGGATCAATTCCTGGTTCCTGCGCGATCTGCGCACGGCTTTCGGCGGATCCAAGCAGTCCGGCATCGGCCGCGAAGGCGGCGTGCATTCGCTCGAGTTCTACACGGAGCTGCGCAATGTCTGCGTAAAGCTCTGA
- a CDS encoding ABC transporter substrate-binding protein, whose protein sequence is MQAYARGLSALAAVAALTAANAAMADIRIGFTGVLSGPQAALGQDQYDGLMLGIEQLGGSLGGQKAVVIRDDDQLKPDVGAQIVQKFIEKDKVDVIVGLGFSNVLMAELRRIKESGVVALSTNAGPAPIAGRMCLPNLFVLGWQNDSMSEAMGKYVKDQGYKRAYLMSSNYQAGKDKLAGFKRFYGAAPSDEIYTQLGQLDYSAEISRMQSASPDALFVFYTGGVGVNFVRQLRQAGLMEKLPFFSESLIDSNTLTALKEQAVGAIYGTPWATTLDNPPNRKFVEAFKAKYGRLPSEYAVGGYDAAFLLDTAIKQQGGKVGDSKALAAAVKAAGANFPTVRGKFRFNSNNMPVQDLYAYQVVKEGDGVGLKQLAKVFTDHQDAYVADCPLK, encoded by the coding sequence ATGCAAGCATACGCACGCGGGCTGTCCGCGCTGGCCGCGGTCGCGGCCCTGACCGCGGCCAACGCCGCAATGGCGGACATCCGCATCGGCTTTACCGGGGTGCTGTCCGGACCCCAGGCGGCATTGGGCCAGGACCAGTACGACGGCCTGATGCTGGGCATCGAGCAACTGGGCGGCAGCCTGGGCGGCCAGAAGGCCGTGGTTATCCGCGACGACGATCAGCTCAAGCCCGACGTGGGCGCGCAGATCGTGCAGAAGTTCATCGAGAAGGACAAGGTTGACGTGATCGTCGGCCTGGGCTTCTCCAATGTGCTGATGGCGGAACTGCGGCGCATCAAGGAATCCGGCGTGGTGGCGCTGTCCACCAACGCCGGGCCCGCGCCGATTGCCGGCCGCATGTGCCTGCCCAATCTGTTCGTGCTGGGCTGGCAGAACGACAGCATGTCGGAAGCCATGGGCAAGTACGTCAAGGACCAGGGCTACAAGCGCGCCTACCTGATGTCGTCCAACTACCAGGCCGGCAAGGACAAGCTGGCGGGCTTCAAGCGCTTCTATGGCGCAGCGCCGTCCGACGAAATCTATACCCAGCTGGGACAGCTGGACTACTCGGCCGAGATCTCGCGCATGCAGTCGGCCTCGCCCGACGCGCTGTTCGTGTTCTACACCGGCGGGGTGGGCGTGAACTTCGTACGCCAATTGCGCCAGGCCGGCTTGATGGAAAAGCTGCCGTTCTTCTCGGAAAGCCTGATCGACTCCAACACGCTGACGGCGCTGAAGGAGCAGGCGGTGGGCGCGATCTACGGCACGCCCTGGGCCACCACGCTGGACAACCCGCCGAACCGCAAATTCGTCGAAGCCTTCAAGGCCAAGTACGGGCGCCTGCCGTCCGAGTACGCGGTGGGCGGCTACGACGCGGCCTTTCTGCTGGATACCGCCATCAAGCAGCAGGGCGGCAAGGTCGGCGACAGCAAGGCCCTGGCCGCGGCGGTCAAGGCGGCCGGCGCCAACTTCCCCACGGTGCGCGGCAAGTTCCGCTTCAACAGCAACAACATGCCGGTGCAGGACCTGTATGCCTACCAGGTCGTGAAGGAAGGCGACGGCGTGGGCCTGAAGCAACTGGCCAAGGTGTTCACCGACCACCAGGACGCCTACGTGGCGGACTGCCCGCTGAAGTAA
- a CDS encoding branched-chain amino acid ABC transporter permease, which produces MNGSLLLSQMLNGLQLGALLFLLSSGLTLIFGIMNFINLAHGSLYMIGAFLGATAYNASGSFAFAILAAVVGSGLVGVALERLIARPLYKHDHLYQVLATFGLMMFFNELASVIWGSRPYYAAVPQGLEGAVSLFGNDYPVYRLMIIGVGALVALGAWFLIQRTRFGMLIRAGASNAPMASVLGANVDLQKTLLFLLGAVLAGVAGALAGPILSVQSGMGEPVLILALVVIVVGGIGSVRGTLVAALLIAMIDTLGRAFLPDMLRAVFDASVANAVGPALASMLIYVLMAVVLAFRPQGLVFSARR; this is translated from the coding sequence ATGAACGGATCCTTGCTGTTGTCGCAGATGCTCAATGGCCTGCAGCTCGGCGCCTTGCTGTTCCTGTTGTCCTCGGGGCTGACCCTGATCTTCGGCATCATGAACTTCATCAACCTGGCGCACGGGTCGCTGTACATGATCGGCGCCTTCCTGGGCGCCACCGCCTACAACGCCAGCGGCTCGTTCGCCTTCGCCATCCTGGCGGCGGTGGTGGGCAGCGGCCTGGTGGGCGTGGCGCTGGAACGCCTGATCGCCCGGCCCCTGTACAAGCACGACCACCTCTATCAGGTACTGGCCACCTTCGGGCTGATGATGTTCTTCAACGAACTGGCCTCCGTCATCTGGGGCAGCCGGCCGTATTACGCCGCCGTGCCGCAGGGGCTGGAGGGCGCAGTCAGCTTGTTCGGCAATGACTATCCGGTGTACCGGCTGATGATCATCGGCGTGGGCGCGCTGGTGGCGCTGGGCGCCTGGTTCCTGATCCAGCGCACCCGCTTCGGCATGCTGATCCGCGCCGGCGCTAGCAATGCGCCCATGGCCAGCGTGCTGGGCGCCAATGTGGACCTGCAGAAGACCCTGCTGTTCCTGTTGGGCGCGGTGCTGGCCGGCGTGGCCGGCGCGCTGGCGGGGCCCATCCTCTCGGTGCAGTCCGGCATGGGCGAGCCCGTGCTGATCCTGGCGCTCGTGGTGATCGTGGTGGGCGGCATAGGCTCGGTGCGCGGCACGCTGGTCGCGGCGCTGCTGATCGCCATGATAGACACGCTGGGCCGCGCCTTCCTGCCCGACATGCTGCGCGCCGTGTTCGACGCGTCCGTCGCCAACGCGGTCGGGCCTGCGCTGGCCTCCATGCTCATCTACGTGCTGATGGCCGTGGTGCTGGCGTTCCGGCCGCAAGGCCTGGTCTTCTCGGCGCGGCGTTGA
- a CDS encoding branched-chain amino acid ABC transporter permease yields the protein MQEHKHRRWALPLLFLVLAAVPFVAQWLGEPFYVTLGARILIYALAALALNLVLGFAGLVSFGHAMFLGLGCYAVGILSYYGFGNGWLQLAVCIAVCALVALIVGTVCLRTSGIGFIMITLAFAQMFYFLAVSLREYGGDDGLNIYEASSFGLFDLGGSQPVYWAAWAVLLVSSLAMVRLRRSPFGMILRATHANPRRVDALGYSVFGVRLTAYVASGVLTGVAGLLLANLTAFASPSYMSWPVSGELIVMVVIGGLGNVLGPIVGAVAYLLMEEAFKSMTQHWMLLMGPAVVIIAMVAKGGYGNSLAWLRRPPPAAPTAQPPAAGEQKDRRPPDAIAKEASA from the coding sequence ATGCAAGAACACAAACACCGGCGCTGGGCGCTGCCCTTGCTGTTCCTGGTCCTGGCCGCCGTGCCCTTCGTGGCGCAATGGCTGGGCGAACCGTTCTACGTGACGCTGGGCGCGCGTATCCTGATCTACGCGCTGGCCGCGCTGGCGCTGAACCTGGTACTGGGCTTTGCCGGGCTGGTGAGCTTCGGCCACGCCATGTTCCTGGGCCTGGGCTGCTATGCCGTGGGCATACTCAGCTATTACGGCTTCGGCAACGGCTGGCTGCAGTTGGCCGTTTGCATCGCCGTGTGCGCGCTGGTGGCGCTGATCGTCGGCACGGTCTGCCTGCGCACCTCGGGCATAGGTTTCATCATGATCACGCTGGCCTTCGCCCAGATGTTCTATTTCCTGGCGGTCAGCCTGCGCGAGTACGGTGGCGACGACGGCCTGAACATCTATGAAGCCAGTTCCTTCGGCCTGTTCGACCTGGGCGGCAGCCAGCCCGTGTACTGGGCGGCCTGGGCTGTGCTGCTGGTCTCCAGCCTGGCGATGGTGCGCCTGCGCCGTTCGCCCTTCGGCATGATTCTGCGCGCCACCCACGCCAACCCGCGGCGCGTGGACGCGCTGGGCTATTCGGTGTTCGGCGTGCGGCTGACGGCCTACGTGGCCTCCGGCGTGCTGACCGGCGTGGCCGGGCTGCTGCTGGCCAACCTGACCGCCTTCGCCTCGCCCAGCTACATGTCCTGGCCGGTGTCGGGCGAGCTCATCGTCATGGTGGTGATAGGCGGGCTGGGCAATGTGCTGGGTCCGATCGTCGGCGCCGTCGCCTACCTGCTGATGGAGGAAGCCTTCAAGAGCATGACGCAGCACTGGATGCTGCTGATGGGGCCGGCGGTGGTGATCATCGCCATGGTGGCCAAGGGCGGCTATGGCAATTCCCTGGCCTGGCTGCGGCGTCCGCCGCCTGCCGCGCCGACGGCCCAGCCGCCGGCTGCGGGCGAGCAGAAAGACCGCCGTCCGCCGGACGCGATCGCCAAGGAGGCCTCGGCATGA
- a CDS encoding ABC transporter ATP-binding protein — translation MNLQTAAAPVGLSTQDLVRRFGGLKATDGVSLDVAPGELHALIGPNGAGKTTLINLLSGELRPDGGAVRLGAADVSRATVQERVAQGMLRSYQVTSVFDSYTVLDNACLAALRKRRRRLSGWTALRDCADVVDAARQALRACKLEDVAEAQVDSLAYGQRRQLEIAMALAGEPSVLLLDEPMAGMSAAESAGVIALLQSLKGRYTIVLVEHDMNAVFALADRISVLVYGKIIATGSADQIRNHPDVRRAYLGDDADA, via the coding sequence ATGAACCTGCAAACCGCTGCCGCGCCCGTGGGGCTGTCCACGCAGGATCTGGTGCGCCGCTTCGGTGGCCTGAAGGCGACCGACGGCGTGTCGCTGGACGTGGCCCCGGGCGAACTGCACGCGCTGATCGGCCCCAACGGCGCGGGCAAGACCACCCTGATCAACCTGCTGTCCGGCGAATTGCGCCCCGATGGCGGCGCGGTGCGCCTGGGCGCCGCCGACGTGTCCCGCGCTACCGTGCAGGAACGCGTGGCGCAGGGCATGCTGCGCTCCTATCAGGTGACCTCGGTATTCGACAGCTACACGGTGCTGGACAACGCCTGCCTGGCCGCCTTGCGCAAGCGCCGCCGGCGCCTGTCGGGCTGGACCGCCTTGCGCGATTGCGCCGACGTGGTGGACGCCGCCCGGCAGGCGCTGCGGGCCTGCAAGCTGGAGGACGTGGCCGAGGCGCAGGTGGACAGCCTGGCCTACGGCCAGCGGCGCCAGCTGGAGATCGCCATGGCGCTGGCGGGCGAGCCGTCGGTGCTGCTGCTGGACGAACCCATGGCCGGCATGAGCGCGGCCGAAAGCGCGGGCGTGATCGCCTTGCTGCAAAGCCTGAAGGGCCGCTACACCATCGTGCTGGTCGAACACGACATGAACGCCGTGTTCGCGCTGGCCGACCGCATCAGCGTGCTGGTCTACGGCAAGATCATTGCCACTGGCAGCGCGGACCAGATACGCAACCATCCCGACGTGCGCCGCGCCTATCTGGGCGACGACGCCGACGCATAA